In a single window of the Nicotiana tomentosiformis chromosome 10, ASM39032v3, whole genome shotgun sequence genome:
- the LOC138899725 gene encoding uncharacterized protein, whose product MDGDTQKLLDRCTRLHPPVFGGERHKDVQDFIDRCRDRLHNIRILESYGVDFTTFQLEGRARRWWPSYLLGRPAGSPPMTWSQFTQLFLDIYTPPSEKEELRYQFEQLEQGEILVTDYEARFSELSHHALMILPTDVERVRRFIAGLHSGIRANMAREVEMVTFYQLVVEIARRIEGYRRREREETQQGKRARFSREFRGAPARGRGFTYSYVSSLFAHFLDNPRDSLGTLIYVSTLVGDSMVVDQIYRSCVVIFCGYETRADLLLLDMIDFEVILGMDWLSPYHDVLDCRSKTITLAMPELSRLDWKGSSVSTASQVISFLKDRHMVEKGYLACLPYVWDTTVESPTIDSVPVVWEFTDVFPSNLPGMPPDHDIDLAPGTQPIFIPPYYMAPK is encoded by the exons ATGGACGGTGATACACAGAAGTTATTGGACAGATGCACTAGGttacaccctcctgtcttcgggggcgAGCGTCATAAGGATgtccaggatttcattgataggtgcagggacagactgcacaacataaggatattggagtcttatggggttgacttcactactttccagctggagggcagggcccgtagatggtggccgTCTtaccttcttggcagaccagcaggttctcctcccatgacttggagcCAGTTCACACAGCTTTTCCTGGATATATATACTCCACCCTCCGAGAAGGAAGAGTTGCGgtatcagtttgagcagcttgagCAGGGTGAGATAttagtgaccgactatgaggcgaggttttctgagttgtctcaccatgcacttatgatacttcctacggatgtagagagagtgcggaggtttattgCGGGGCTGCACTCCGGTATTAGGGCcaatatggcccgagaggttgagatggtgACTTTTTATCAGctggtagtggagattgctcggaggattgagggctaccgtcggagagagagagaggagacgCAGCAGGGCAAGAGGGCCCGTTTCTctagagagtttagaggtgccccggctagaggcagag ggtttacctactcatatgtgtcatccctgtttgctcattttctggataatCCTCGTGACTCCTTGGGTActcttatttatgtgtccactcttgtgggcgattctatggttgtggatcagatctaccgATCCTGTGTGGTCATAttctgtggttacgagactaggGCGGACCTTCTTCTacttgatatgatcgactttgaggtcatcctaggcatggactggttatctccataccaCGACGTCCTTGATTGTCGttccaagactattaccttagcgatgccagaaTTATCAAGATTGGACTGGAAGGGTTCCTCGGTTAGTACAGCTAGTCAGGTCATCTCTTTTCTAAAGgatcgacatatggtcgagaagggttatttggcttgtCTGCCTTATGTTTGGGACACCACCGTAgagtctccgacgattgattcagtgccagtagtctgGGAGTtcaccgatgtgtttccttctaaccTTCCAGGTATGCCGccagatcatgatattgatttggctccaggcacccaGCCTATATTTATCCCACCGTACTATATGGCACCGAAATAA
- the LOC138899724 gene encoding uncharacterized protein, producing MGPFKALYGWRCRSSIGWFEPGEARLYGTDLVKDALEEVKLIEKRLRTTQSRQKSYVDQKARDVSFMAGEKVLLKVSPIKGVYPVFHVSMLRRYHVDLSHVLDFSTIQLDESLGYEEEPVAIVARQDRQLRSKRISTVKVQ from the exons ATGGGCccatttaaggctttatatggttggcgatgtcgttcttccatcgggtggtttgagcctggcgaggctaggttatatggtactgatctagtaaaggatgccttggaagaGGTAAAGTTGATTGAGAAGCgacttcgcacaacacagtccagacagaagagttacgttgATCAGAAGGCACGTGATGTATCATTCATGGccggcgagaaggttctcttgaaagtctcaccgattaagg gggttTATCCAgtatttcacgtgtctatgctccggaggtatcacgtcGACTTGTCTCACGTGTTAGACTTCAGTactattcagctagatgagagcttgggttatgaggaggagccagttgctattgttgctagacaggaccgccagttgagatccaagaggatttccacggtaaaggttcagtga